The sequence below is a genomic window from Bradyrhizobium septentrionale.
ACGAGCGTCCGCAGAAACTCGCGGCGGAAGCCGTCGAACCGGTCCCGGACGATGATGTCGCGGTCCTGAGACCTTTCGTAATCGAGAGGCAGCATCCTCAGCTCTCCGGAATCTGCAAATGTCCGACGTGAACCGTGCCGGCTGGACGTACCGGCGCGGCATTCCGTGACGGATGTTTTAGGCCCACTGCTTTTCCTCGTTGACCCAGGCGAACCCGGGCAACCTGCCCGTCCCGACGAACGCCTCGACGACGTTGGCCAGCACACGGGATGAGCTGTTCCTGAAATTGTTGACCGGCAGCGATTGCGCGAACGCGACCGAGCCGCACGCGAACACGGCTCCCCCATGGGGCGCCGTGAAGTAGGTCATGTCTGCATGAACGCGCCAGTCATACGACCCATAGAGGCCGAGGTAGGAATAGAGAACGAGTTGCTGGTTCACGACATAGCTATCGGTGTGTCCCCCCGACGATGCAATGATCCTGGTGTGCGGCGGTGTGCCCAAGGCACGATCGTAATAGTCGAGGGCCAGCCCCGCGGCGCCGTTGTTGGCTAGGCCGAAGTCGCCGATAATCTCGCCATCGATGTCTTTGGTGATCCAGGACACGGTGCGGTGATAGCTGTCCGGCATCCGCCGGTATGGCTCGCTTCGTCCGCCGCCCGAGCTGCTCAAGCCGATCCCGACCAGCTTCTGCGTTGCCCGTCCGAGCACCTTCCAGGGGCCGCCGCGCATCCCGTCTGTGGCCATGTAGTGCTCGCCGTAGCGCGATATCCACGGCTTGTACCCGTCATCGCGGCGCCGGCACTCCACGATCCATGGTTCGCCGTCGCGAACGCCTGCCGTAGCGTTGAATCCATTGCCGCCCGCATAGATGTAGCGGCCACCGTCGGCGATATAGTCCTCGGTCGCGTCCAGCATGCGCTCGGTGTAGTATTCAGGTCGCGCGCCGCTGATGACGCAGGCGTACGGCGACAATGCCGCCGGTCCGTCGCGGTGCAGATCCTCGTCGGTCAGGACCTCGTAATCGAAGTCGCTGTGGTCGAGCCATGCGATGATCGAGAGATCGGCCGCCAATCCCGACGCCACGTCCAGGCTCGGCATCCTGTATCTCGGCCGCATGTTCAAGATCGGACGGTGATAGGAGCTGTAGCACACGCCGCTGCCGTCGGCGTGCATGTCGTAGGTCGACAGCCCGAAATCGGCTCGCGCGTACATCTCGATATCGATGCCGGACAGCACGGCCGGCTGACCCGTCAAGGCCTCGCGCTCCGGATGATCGAAGCACAAGCGCTCGTTCGCAAAGGCAAGGTAGGTCAACGTCGGAAACAGAAATGCAATCCGCGCCTGCGGTTTTTCCGGCCGCACGAAGAACACGACATGCTCCTCGCTCAAGCTCTTTCCCCTGCCAGAGCGCAGCCGCATGGCATAGCAGCCGCTTTTGAGACCGCGTGGCAGGGTGACGACCCTGGTTGCCTTCCAATTGCAGTCGGTCAGCGCGTCGGCATGAAACTCGATGCCTCCGAACTCGTGCGGAGCCAGACGGAAGCAATCGGTGAAGCCATCCCAGTTCCAACCGGTCTGGCCGCGAACCGGGCGGTTGTATCCTCCGGCATTCAGCTTGTGCCGCCCGACGTCGACCACGAGATCGCCGATGCCGCGGTCGGTGTATCCCGCGGTCGTGTCCCAGTACGCGACCAGGCTTTCCATCGCGGGGACGAGGCCGCTTCTGATCGTGTCGAGCTCGCCGGGCTGCAGCGCCTGATCAAACGCGCCGCACCGGTCGATCTTGCCCCAATAAAACTCCGATACACATGCACGCTGCTGCGCGTCGCGCCTGCGCGAGCCTGCCATCAGGAACGGCGTTGTGCCGAGGTTGCCGGGTCCGGTCCGGAATATCGCGGACGCATGAGAATCGTAATCGACCAGTGCGACCTTGCCCAACAGGCCGTTGTACCGGTTGCCGACACCGACCTGATACAAAGTCGCACGCCGGGTTTTGGCATCGAAAGTCGCGGCTACGAAATACCACATCTGAACCTGTAGCGGCGTATCGGCAGCCAGGCAGTCGACGGCATCTTCGCCGCGTCCGATCCAAAACCTCAGATAGCCCTTCTCGTCGAGCCCGATCCCATAGCCCTGCTTCCGATCACCGTCCCATCGGCCGATGACGCTTTGGCGTTTCCCGGACGCAGGCCAGGTCGGGTGAACGAAGGCGAACAGGGTGAAACTGCCTTCGAACGCTAACCGGCCTGCGGGGTCATCGACCTCGAGGAACGATCCCACCTGGGTGAACTGTCGTTCGACCCGCCATGTGCCGTTGGCGGCGCATGCCACCTCCTCCTCGACGAAGCCAGGTCCGGCCGGATTTTCATCGCCGTGGATCAAGCGCACCAGTTGCGCCTCAGCCGTGTCCGCCCCCTCGGAGCTGACATGAAACTGGATGGCCTCGCCCGGCTTGACCGAGATCCTGTCCGTGTAGCCAAATAGCCTGACCGGTGCCACCACCAACTCCCTCGTTTGCGATCGTCCCGATGTCCGCCGCGCAGGTCGGACAAAGCTTCATTCGTAAGTTCGATCAGGACTCCAGCAGGTCCTGAACGCGTCGCATGAAGACGCCGTGGCAGGCCTCATCCGGTGTCGAGTAAATCCTGTCCTCGACCACGCGCGGCGCCACGCCCCGATGTCCGGACAGCGCCACGATGCGGTACCCCTCGAAGCGTTCCACGGCCATGATGGCGTACTTCTCCACCTGAGGACGCGTGCGGAAATAGATCAGCAGCCGTTCGAGCGCCTCGCTGTGCTGTCCATTGAGGGACTGGCGATGCTCCTCGATGACTTCCGGCGACACCAGCGTCTTAAGATGATTGCGGGTCATCTTGTCGTAGCGACGTTGATAGATGATGCTCTTGTCGTCGGTCTCCGTCGCCTCCTCAGGCAACATCTCGCCGCCCTTCTCCGCCCGCGTCGACCTCCGCTCGCTCTTCTTCTTGTCGCGCCAGGCACGGAACTGCGCCTTGATCCCAAATAGCCCGTTGCGCAGGTAGAGAACGACCAGCAGCATGATGAGGCCGATGATCATGAAGCGCGCGGGCCCCCATGTGTTCAGCACCTGGTCAAAGAACACGACGATGAGCGTACCGACCACCGCGCCTTCCGCACGTCCGACGCCGCCGATCACCAGCATGGCGAGGCCGAGCAGGACGGTGTCGAAGTTGAAGATCGAGAACGCCACGCCGCCGAAATTCGAGGTGTAGAATCCGCCGATGAAGCCCAGCGCCGCCGACGAGATGAGGAACACCCAGACACGCGCCTGGCGAAAGTTCACCCCGGTCGCCTCGGCGAAGGCCTCGCGCTTTTCGGGCGCCATGCGAAGGATTCGCCCAAGCCTGCGGCCGTTCACGAACCGGTAGAGCAGCAACGCGAGCAGCATCAGGCCGAAGCAGGCGTAATACGCCAGGAGCAGTTGACCCAACTGCGACCAATCTTCCGGCACGTAGGTCGTTGCGCCATACAGGCCGCCATTGGCGGACCCGAATTCCTTCGAGGTGATGAAGTAGACCCGGCAGAGCTCGTTGAGCCCGAGGGTGAGAAGCGCGTAGTAGAAGCCATCCAGCCGCGTGGCCGGCAGCGCGATGATCCCGCCGAAGACCAGACCCACCAGCGCGCCGATCGGGGGCAACAGCCACCAAGGCAGCGCGAACTTGACCGCAAGCAGCGCCGTAACGAACGCGGCCGTCCCGACCACTGCGTAGGTGGCGAGCGAGAAGACACCCGCCGTGCCCATGATGAGCATCCAGCACAGGCTGATGGCGGAATAGATGCCGAACGTGGCTCCCGCCGTCAGCAGCGTGTTCTGAAGGTCGCCGGGCGTGAACAGGGGAGCGATCGCCAGCGCGAGTAGCCCCAACACCCACCAGATCGGCCGCTTGTCGACAATCGTCTTCTCCGCGCGCAACGTCTTGGGATTGTATTCCCCGCGCAGCCGCAGCACCCGGCGGCGCGTCGGCCAGTAGCGAAGACGATTCCACATCGTCCTGCCGTGGCCTGGCCACTTGTGATAGTAGCGCAGCCGGCCGACCGGGTTCAGCTTCGTCTTCGATTGACGAGTCCCTTCCCAAACCTCCTGATGGCTTCGAAACGGAATGGTTGGAAGTTCTTCGACGTCGCGCTTGCCGCCCCAGACGAAGAGTGGGTTGCGCCATTTGGTGCCGCTATCAAGAGACATTGCTCAGGCCTCCCTCGCCTTGTCGAGCAGCCCGGCAATGCCGCGCGGACGAACCAAGAGAATGGCGATAATCACGACGAACTGGGTGATGAGAACGTAGCGGCCGCCGATCGACATGCCTGTCAGCGCCTCGTTCAGGCCGAGCACGATCGCGGCGATGACGGCGCCGCGCACGCTGCCGAGTCCGCCGCAAAGCGCAATGCTGACGCCCTTGATCATCGGCATCAGTCCGCCGAACGGCGAGATGTAATAGGTCTGAGAAAGCAGGACGGCCGCGAGACCCGCCAATCCGCCCGTGATGCCCATGACGTAAAAGGAGGTGCGCCGCACGCCGATGCCGACGATGGAGGCCGCGTGGGGATTCATCATCATGGCGCGGATTTCGAGGCCACGGCGGCTCGACTGCATCCACCTGAGAACGACCGCCAGTATCACGATGGACGTCACCACGTTGCCGACCTTGTCGGCCGTGAAGACCGCGCCCGGCAAGGATAGCGACCAGTTGCCGAAGATATCCGGCAGATTCTTCGAACGCGGACCGAACCACCAGAGCAGGAATTGCGTGCCGATCAGATTGATCGCGAGCGTCGCAATCAAACCGCGGATGGTGAAATTCGGTTTGTCGTGGATCGGTATGAATCCGATCGCACAGATGATTACACCGCCGAGCGCGCCGGCGAGGATACCCGCGGCCAGCACTGCAGGTCCCCATGCGGAGACGTTCTGGGCGAACAACCAGGCGCCATACCCTGCGAATGCGAAAATGAATCCGTAAGACAGGTTGAGCAGGCCAAGACTCGACCACGTGATCGAAATTCCGATCGCGAGCGTGCCGTAAATGCACGCAAGGACGATGGTGTTGCTGACGATAAACCAGATATCCACGTTTTACGCCTTTCGATAAACGTTCAACGCGAGGGCCGCCGAGGCCTCACCCTTGAGCTTGCCGACATGCATGCCGATGACGCGATCGACCCGTCCCTCAAGCAATGCAACGTTCTGCTCCGCAATAATCATGGCGGCATCTCCGAGCTTGACGGCCATCAGCGCGTTGATCACGCTCTTGCCGATCTTGGGCGCCAGCCCGAGCGATGGCTCGTCGACGAGGAAGAGCGACGCATCGGTCATCAGGCCGCGACCGATCGACACCATGCGTCGCTCGCCCCCCGACAGGCGCCCCACAGGTACATCCATCAGCTTCCGCAACGGTGGAAATATCTCGAGGATGCGGAGCTTGCGTGCGGCGCGATCGCGCCACGCCGTCGCGGTGTAGGCCCCGGAATCGAGATGCTCCTCGACGGTCAGGCCGTGGAAGATCTCGTCGCCCTGGGGAATCAGCGCCAAACCCGCGCGCACGATTTCGTGGGTGTAGCGCCCCGGTCCCTGGCTTCGGGTGCGACCCACCTCCCTGCCGTTGAGTTTGATCGAGCCACGCTGCCAGCCGGTGAGCCCCGCGATTGCATAGAACAGCGTCGACTTGCCGTGGCCGTTCAGGCCGACGATGCCAATCCGCTCCCCGGACTGCACGACGAGATCCAGGTCGTGGATGACGCGGACCGGACCGTAGCCGGCAGACAATCCTTGGACGTTCAAGACCTCGCGCGAGGGCTGCCGCGCCGGAGCGCCCGGCAAATGATTGCTCACGGAGATGTTCATGCGTCGGCCTCTTCGCTGAAGTCCTCGAAATAGGCCGCGTGAACCTTGGGATCCGCCATGACGTCGTCCATCAAGCCCTCGGAGATGACCTCTCCGGCGTCCATCACCAGAATGCGGTCGGCGATCATGCCGAGGAGCTCGATGCGATGCTCAACAATCAGGATCGCGACATCCATCTCCTTGGCGAGCATGCGCAGGAGCTTGTCGATCTCGTCGACCTCCGAATTGATCAGGCCCGCCGCCGGCTCGTCCAGCAGCAGCAGCGACGGCCGGCGCATCAGCAGGCAGGCCAACAACAATTTGCGCCGGTTGAAGGTATCGAGCTGCATCGCCGGTGTGTCCTCACTGATCTTCAGACCGACAAGGTCGGCGCCATATTCGGCGTCGAACTTGGTGAGGAAAGGCCGATAGGCCTGACGCGCCGCCTTGAATGTCTCACCGACCGTCAACTCGTCGGGGACGACCGGCGTCTGAAAGGTGCGGCCAATTCCCAGACGCGAACGGGAATGCAACGGCAAGCTCGTGACATTCTCGCCTTTGAACCACACCGTGCCGCTCTTCGGAGGCATCCGTCCGGAGAGGATTTCAAACAAGCTCGTCTTGCCCGCGCCGTTGGGGCCGATGATGCCAAGCACTTCCCCGGCCTGGACGTGCAGGTTGATCTCGCGGAGAATCTCACGCCCGCCGAGATCGAGCGAAATTCCACTGCAGGAGAACAGGGTGGCTGTTCCGCCCTGTTCAACCCCGCTGCTCGGAGACAGTCGTCTGAGCATCAGCTCCACCACGGCGCAGCGATCAGTTTCGTTTCCGAGACCGGACCGGGATAGGTGATCTTGTGCTCGCCTCCTTGGATCTGCACGTAGAGCTGCGCGACGCCGGCCTCGAGCTTTTGCGCCTGCAGCTCGTCTCCTCCATTGTCGGGGAAATGCCTCGCCTCTTGGTAGGGATTACCCATGTCGACGTGACCGCAAACGCCACGCTGGGGATTGGCGCGGATCCAGTCGCAGACCTCGCTGAACTTCCGGGGATCGCCAACAGCCTCCCAGGCCTTCTTGAGGTAGTAGGTCTGATCGTACGCGATGCCGGTGTAGGCGAGCCCCGCGATGCCGGGGAAACGTTTTTTGTACTTTTGCCTGTAGGCGAGACCTCTCTCGTCGCCATAAATGCCCATGGTCGTGCCCCAGACGAAGCCGTTCGCAGCCGATCCGGCAAGCTCGAGGAATTCCGGCTGGGACGGGCCGTACTGGAGATAGACGAGCGAGTCGCGCACGGGGCTTGCAACGAACTGCTTGCAAAACGCGGCGTATTCAGCGGCAACCCAATGGTCCACCATGATCGCGGCGGCATCGACTTCCTTCATCTCGCGAATGACCGGCGCCCAGTCCTGCACGGGATACTGGATATCCGTAATGCGGGCGACTTCGAACTTGCCGCGCCGCTTGATCGCCTCCTGCGCGGCACGCGAAATGGTCTGGCAGTAACCGATCTGCTCCTGAATGATATGAACCTTGCGGTTCTTCGGCTTCCAGACGCCCCGCTGCTCCTCGTCCTCCAGCCAGGAAGCATAGCTCCATCCGTAGTTCACCTCCGACGGGCAGAACTGGAAGATGTGGTTGTACTTATCCGGATGCGCCTTGACGGCAGAGGTGCCGGCGCGTTGAGCGTTGCCGTTGATGTACGGACATTTGTACTTCACGGTCGCGTCCATCGCCGGCAGCGGGACAAGCGTGAAAGCAAAGGAGATGGCGTCGACCTTGGCGTCCACGCAGGCGGCAAGCGCCTGCTTGGAGGATTCTGGCGACAGAACGTTCATGTCCGTCGTGAACAGCTTCAGCGGCCTGCCGAGGATGCCGCCCGCGGCATTGATCTCCTCCATCGCGAGCGTCGTGCCGTTCAGAAAGTCCTGATGATCCGCAACCCCCGCGGCCGCCGTCTGGCAGTAGGGAATGCCGAGAATGATCGGCCGTGCTGCAAACGCCGATCGTCCAACAAATGGCGCCGCGACAGCCGCGCCGATGCCCGCGGTCACTGAACGTCTGGTGAGTCTCAAAACCATCTGAGCGACCTCCTGCAATCGCGCGCACAGGTTCTCGGCATCGCGACCGAGACCGGGCGGGATTTCGTGTTGGGTGACGACGGCGCATCCACGCGTCGTCGGGTGATTGCGGCCCTCGACCTGCACCGCAGGATCGAAGCTTCGGTTTCCCGCCGATTTTCAGCAATACGTCAGCTGACCGATTTTAGCGGGCGCGTTGGAGCGACCCGGAAGTCTCCCGAGCTACACTGCGGGCACGAACAGAGACCGGGGTGACAATTTGCTCAGCAAGCCCAGCCCGGATTTTCATCAACCAACGACGCTGCCGGCACGCCCACGTCAGAAACGTTGACTTTGGGCCGCATGAATTGTGACGTTCCTTTGACTCGCCAGGCGCGCAGCCCTAAGGTACTCGTGTAGCTTTCAGGCGGTGCTGATTTCGATCCGGGACCATCGGGGTCAGCAGAGCGAAGGGCCACAGTAATGACGTGGCACCTTGCGTTGGTTGGAGCGGTTGTTGCCCTGAGATTGCGTAAAGCACCTCGATCCGGCCAAACCAGAAAACCGACCGTCAGCGACCAAGAAGAAGATTCGATCACGAACCGTCGACAAGATCTTTCACGAGCTGGAGGCTCACCGTGAAATCGGCAGCGATCGACCATACAATGTCAGCCACGGTCCGGCTCGATACACCGGCGGCAGTCCTGAATGATCAGATCATTGATCAGGCGACGCAGGTCACCCGTCTGTTGCGCGAGTTCGTGAGGAGCGAGGCGATTGCCCTGGTCGCAATAGATCCGATATCCCGAACTCACCGCTCTCTGGCCGTCGAAGGGTATACGGACAGAACGATGTCCTACGTGCTCGACGGATTCCCTAACGCCTGCCCGGCTTACGCCATCGCGCGCGAAAAGGACACGCACTCGCTGCGCTGGCGAGACTACAAGCGTGACTGGAATCTCTATTTGCCGGATACACTCACCGCTCAGGAATACCTGATGCCGGATGGATTCAGGGAAGGCTCGACAATGTGCCTGCGCGTCGCGGACGGCCGCTACATCGGGGCCATCCACATGAGCTGGTCCAAGGAGGCGCACGCCAAGGACGAGCACCGCGAGATGACGGAGCGTTTCCGCCCGATCCTGCTGAACATCTGCGATCAGCTCAGGACACCACAGCTTCTGGCCGATGAGCTGGCGCCCGGCTCCTACGCGCTCGCCGTCTCGCCGAATGGTTTTGCATTTCACCTGCCCAACCGTAGTCCGGGGCCGCATCTCGGCGAGGGCGGAGAGCTTCGCCGGCTCATGCTGGAGAAGGCGAAGTCCTCGAAACCGCAACGCTTCGTCTAGCCGGACGAGGCCGGCCGCTGCCACCAGGTCACGATCACGCCCTGCCGCGGAAACATCCTCCTGATCACCGAAGAATGTATTCGCTGGCCGTACAATCTCTCGCTCCGCGAGATTCAGATCCTGCACCTCGTGACCAGCGGCGCGTCAAATCCCAACATCGCCGAGCAGCTCTTCGTGTCGCCCCGCACAGTCTCAACACACATCGAGCACATCCTCGCAAAGATGGGCTGTGATTCGCGCACGCGGCTCGCAGCACTTGCGGTATCCGAAGGACTGCTGCTGGCGGAGAACCCTTCCCGACGGTCCCGGAAGCTTGCCGGCCATTGACCGACTTCGCGATCGTTTCAGCGGAATGGCTCTTCATTTGAAGGCGGATCCTTAAGCAGCACCGCAAGCCCCGCGGCCACGAGGCAAGTCAGGCCAACGCTCGCGAACCCGATCGCATAGCCTGCAAGGCCAAGAGCCACGACGCCGGCAGAAGCGATGGTGGCTCCTGCCACGTGCGCCGCCATCATCCAGCCCATTGCCGCGCCGATGCCGTGGCTGCCGAGATTTGCGGACATCAGTATCACCAGCGCTGGAAACGTCAGCGCCGCATCGAGGCCATAGAGCGCGCCGAACCGGGCAAGCTCGACAACGCTGAGGCCTGTGAACGGCAGCCAAAGCAGGATGAGCGCGCGGGCGACAAAGTAGCCCGCCAGCAGCATTCGTGCTGGATAACGATCCGCGAGATACCCGCTCGCCACACTTCCGATCGCGCCGCCAAGCAGGAAGATGGCCATCACGTCGGCGCTCGACGAGAGGCCGAGACCCGCGCCCATGCAGAGGATGCTGAGCTGGCTGTCGATCAAGCCGGATGTCGATGCGCCGCAGATGCAAAAGATCGCAGCCAGCGCCCAGAATCGCCACCCCCTCCCCTCCGGATACGACGGCGCATGCCGGCTGGATGCCGACTGCTGCGGCGTAACTTCGCGTCCAGATGCCGGGACGAGGAGGACGACCACGAAGGCCGTGGTCAGGACGACGACTGCAGCGGCATGGAACGCGATGCGCCAACCGAATGCCTCGACCGCGCGCGATGCGAGCAGCAATCCTGCCGCCGATCCGAGAAACTGCATCGACGTCAGGAGGCCAAAGCGTGTGCCGCAATGCGCCGCGCTGCGACGACTGCCGACCATCGCGCCCAGGATGGATGCACTCAAGGATCCACTGCAGCCAAGTCCGAGGCCCCAGGCCAGAACGAGGTGCCCGGGCGACGTCGCGAGCGTCGTCGATGCGAGCGATACCGCGAGGAGAACCAGGCTGACGACGAGCGGCCATCGAACGCCCCATCGTTCGAGGCCACGCGTAGCGAGCGGCGATGCAGATGCAGAGACGGCGATGCCGAACGTGATCGGCCAGGCGACGTCGGAGATTTGCCAGCCCAGGTCCTTCTGGATGGAGACGGCCAGCAGCGCGGGAAGGACGCGCGCGGCGGAACTCACAAAGATCGCAAAAGCGATGGCCGCAGACGGGAGCCGACCGGCCGACGATGCCGGCCGGATGGGCTGCACTGCGAAGAATGCGGTAGCGAGCCGTGCCCTATTCGCCGGCCTGCGCATGACAGCTTGCGGCGCTGCTGTCCGGCGCGAGGTCGATGCCGGGATTGCGGTCGAAAAAGCCGCTCGGCATCAGCTTGAAACCGGTGAAGATGCAGGGCTGAACCGGAAAGTCCTCAGGACGGACCTGATGGTGAAGTCCGAAGACGTGCCAGAGCACGATGTCGGTGTTCTCGATGTTCCGGTTGTTCCTGACGAAATCGGAAACACCTCCCGTTCCATCCGAGTGGTTCATGTGTTCGCCAGCCGGATAGCGCTCTTCGGGATCGAAGGCGGTGACCCAGAGCTGGTTCTTGATGAAGGTCGACCGCCTGCCCGACGGCGACTCGGGATGGATGAACGGCGTCACCGGATGACTTGCCTCGAGCTTGTAGCCCGTCGGCGTGCCGACCCAGTTCTTGCGGCCGGGATTGATGACCTTCCAGGCTCGATGCGTCGCAAGGCTAGCCTGGCGGCAACCGCCCAACTCGGTCTTCAGAACCGTTTCCTCTTCGTAGAAGCCGTTGCCATAGACATTGTCGGGTCCCCAGGGATCGGCCTGGGTGTTGAGCTCGACGACACTGTTGTTGTCGCCATCGACGTTCATGTCCAGCCGCGCGCAGAAGATATGCTGGTGAATGTGGCCCACGACGCCGGGCGCGACTTCCTTGCCGTATTTGCCGGGCTGGCCCGGATGGCACGCGGCGGTGTTGATGATGCCGGTAGCCTTGAGCTCGAACTGGATCGAGCCGTCCGTGTGGAAGTACCAGAACAGGCCATATTCGTAGTTGGCGACCGTCGCTATGCAGGAGATGACCAGCCTGCGGGCACGCCGCGACTCGACATTGTTGGAGCGGAAGTCCCAATGCTTCCACAGCAGGCCGGCATCCTCCTCATGGATGCAGATGGCGTTTTCGATGGTGACCACGTTGCCGTCCATCGTCGCGAGATGTGCGTCGAGATAGGCGATGACACCGAGGCAATCGCAGCCGAGCTTCAGCGAATTGGCGAGCTTGCCGATGCCGTACTCACCGATGTCGAAGACATTCTTCCGGAAGTGCCCCTTGTCTGTGGTGCCGTACGGCACGACCATTTCCACCAGCGACGCGCGATGCGCGATCGGCCGCCCGTCGTAGCTGATGTCATGTAGGGTCAGACCTTCGCGCGAATTGAAGCCGACGAGCACAGACCAGCGATCCCACTCCAGGCGGCGGCCATCGAGCCTGAACGAGACACCTTCAGGCTGAACGATGTCGAGGGGCTTGTAGGGCGCTCGTGGACCCTTGATGAACTCCGCCTCGTAGTTCACCTCCGCCTTGGGAATCGGGATGATCTCATGGTCGTCGACGCGGATGATCTCGTAGGTCTTGATGTCGACCACGGCGTTCAGGCCGCCGATCGGGTGCGCATAGAGATTGTCGTTCTCCCGCAGACGCAGCCAGGCGAAGACGTGCGCGAGATATCGGCCATCCTCACCCGGAATGTCGAAATTGCCCGCCGACCACGGATCGATACAGACAAGCGACATGTCCTCGATGTCGCGCTTCTTGCAGGCCGCAATGAATTCGGGAGCTGCACGAACGGCGTCTTCGATGGCCGTGAACTGCTCGAGCTGGATCATCGGCTTGGCGGTTCGCACGTATTTCGACGTGAGGACTTTCTCTTCCGCAAGAGAAACCGTCAGGCGCCAGATGCCATCCTCCCTGACCTTGAACAGATTGACCCGCGCCGCCCTTTTTATGGCATCTCCCGGCTTGTACAGACGTACGAGTGATTTCTCAGGCTCGAGAAGCTCGATCGTCTCGAAGAG
It includes:
- a CDS encoding branched-chain amino acid ABC transporter permease yields the protein MSLDSGTKWRNPLFVWGGKRDVEELPTIPFRSHQEVWEGTRQSKTKLNPVGRLRYYHKWPGHGRTMWNRLRYWPTRRRVLRLRGEYNPKTLRAEKTIVDKRPIWWVLGLLALAIAPLFTPGDLQNTLLTAGATFGIYSAISLCWMLIMGTAGVFSLATYAVVGTAAFVTALLAVKFALPWWLLPPIGALVGLVFGGIIALPATRLDGFYYALLTLGLNELCRVYFITSKEFGSANGGLYGATTYVPEDWSQLGQLLLAYYACFGLMLLALLLYRFVNGRRLGRILRMAPEKREAFAEATGVNFRQARVWVFLISSAALGFIGGFYTSNFGGVAFSIFNFDTVLLGLAMLVIGGVGRAEGAVVGTLIVVFFDQVLNTWGPARFMIIGLIMLLVVLYLRNGLFGIKAQFRAWRDKKKSERRSTRAEKGGEMLPEEATETDDKSIIYQRRYDKMTRNHLKTLVSPEVIEEHRQSLNGQHSEALERLLIYFRTRPQVEKYAIMAVERFEGYRIVALSGHRGVAPRVVEDRIYSTPDEACHGVFMRRVQDLLES
- a CDS encoding branched-chain amino acid ABC transporter permease, which produces MDIWFIVSNTIVLACIYGTLAIGISITWSSLGLLNLSYGFIFAFAGYGAWLFAQNVSAWGPAVLAAGILAGALGGVIICAIGFIPIHDKPNFTIRGLIATLAINLIGTQFLLWWFGPRSKNLPDIFGNWSLSLPGAVFTADKVGNVVTSIVILAVVLRWMQSSRRGLEIRAMMMNPHAASIVGIGVRRTSFYVMGITGGLAGLAAVLLSQTYYISPFGGLMPMIKGVSIALCGGLGSVRGAVIAAIVLGLNEALTGMSIGGRYVLITQFVVIIAILLVRPRGIAGLLDKAREA
- a CDS encoding ABC transporter ATP-binding protein — its product is MLRRLSPSSGVEQGGTATLFSCSGISLDLGGREILREINLHVQAGEVLGIIGPNGAGKTSLFEILSGRMPPKSGTVWFKGENVTSLPLHSRSRLGIGRTFQTPVVPDELTVGETFKAARQAYRPFLTKFDAEYGADLVGLKISEDTPAMQLDTFNRRKLLLACLLMRRPSLLLLDEPAAGLINSEVDEIDKLLRMLAKEMDVAILIVEHRIELLGMIADRILVMDAGEVISEGLMDDVMADPKVHAAYFEDFSEEADA
- a CDS encoding ABC transporter substrate-binding protein, coding for MVLRLTRRSVTAGIGAAVAAPFVGRSAFAARPIILGIPYCQTAAAGVADHQDFLNGTTLAMEEINAAGGILGRPLKLFTTDMNVLSPESSKQALAACVDAKVDAISFAFTLVPLPAMDATVKYKCPYINGNAQRAGTSAVKAHPDKYNHIFQFCPSEVNYGWSYASWLEDEEQRGVWKPKNRKVHIIQEQIGYCQTISRAAQEAIKRRGKFEVARITDIQYPVQDWAPVIREMKEVDAAAIMVDHWVAAEYAAFCKQFVASPVRDSLVYLQYGPSQPEFLELAGSAANGFVWGTTMGIYGDERGLAYRQKYKKRFPGIAGLAYTGIAYDQTYYLKKAWEAVGDPRKFSEVCDWIRANPQRGVCGHVDMGNPYQEARHFPDNGGDELQAQKLEAGVAQLYVQIQGGEHKITYPGPVSETKLIAAPWWS
- a CDS encoding LuxR C-terminal-related transcriptional regulator; this translates as MRWPYNLSLREIQILHLVTSGASNPNIAEQLFVSPRTVSTHIEHILAKMGCDSRTRLAALAVSEGLLLAENPSRRSRKLAGH
- a CDS encoding LamG domain-containing protein → MAPVRLFGYTDRISVKPGEAIQFHVSSEGADTAEAQLVRLIHGDENPAGPGFVEEEVACAANGTWRVERQFTQVGSFLEVDDPAGRLAFEGSFTLFAFVHPTWPASGKRQSVIGRWDGDRKQGYGIGLDEKGYLRFWIGRGEDAVDCLAADTPLQVQMWYFVAATFDAKTRRATLYQVGVGNRYNGLLGKVALVDYDSHASAIFRTGPGNLGTTPFLMAGSRRRDAQQRACVSEFYWGKIDRCGAFDQALQPGELDTIRSGLVPAMESLVAYWDTTAGYTDRGIGDLVVDVGRHKLNAGGYNRPVRGQTGWNWDGFTDCFRLAPHEFGGIEFHADALTDCNWKATRVVTLPRGLKSGCYAMRLRSGRGKSLSEEHVVFFVRPEKPQARIAFLFPTLTYLAFANERLCFDHPEREALTGQPAVLSGIDIEMYARADFGLSTYDMHADGSGVCYSSYHRPILNMRPRYRMPSLDVASGLAADLSIIAWLDHSDFDYEVLTDEDLHRDGPAALSPYACVISGARPEYYTERMLDATEDYIADGGRYIYAGGNGFNATAGVRDGEPWIVECRRRDDGYKPWISRYGEHYMATDGMRGGPWKVLGRATQKLVGIGLSSSGGGRSEPYRRMPDSYHRTVSWITKDIDGEIIGDFGLANNGAAGLALDYYDRALGTPPHTRIIASSGGHTDSYVVNQQLVLYSYLGLYGSYDWRVHADMTYFTAPHGGAVFACGSVAFAQSLPVNNFRNSSSRVLANVVEAFVGTGRLPGFAWVNEEKQWA
- a CDS encoding ABC transporter ATP-binding protein → MNISVSNHLPGAPARQPSREVLNVQGLSAGYGPVRVIHDLDLVVQSGERIGIVGLNGHGKSTLFYAIAGLTGWQRGSIKLNGREVGRTRSQGPGRYTHEIVRAGLALIPQGDEIFHGLTVEEHLDSGAYTATAWRDRAARKLRILEIFPPLRKLMDVPVGRLSGGERRMVSIGRGLMTDASLFLVDEPSLGLAPKIGKSVINALMAVKLGDAAMIIAEQNVALLEGRVDRVIGMHVGKLKGEASAALALNVYRKA